A segment of the Marinomonas posidonica IVIA-Po-181 genome:
GATACACGCGCCGCTTGTTGCATGTTGTGCGTTACGATGGCGATGGTGAAGTCATTTTTCAATTCATGAATCAACTCTTCTATCTTCAAGGTTGAGATAGGGTCCAAAGCCGAGGCAGGCTCATCCAACAAGAGTACTTCAGGTTTCACAGCGACAGTACGGGCAATCACCAAACGTTGCTGCTGACCACCAGACATGCCCAATGCACTTTCGTGCAAACGATCTTTTACTTCGTCCCACAGCGCCGCTGAGCGCAATGCCCATTCAACCGTTTCATCCAATACACGCTTTTTGTTAATGCCTTGAATACGAAGACCATATGCCACATTCTCATAAATGCTTTTTGGGAATGGGTTTGGCTTTTGGAATACCATACCAACACGACGGCGCAATTCCGCGACATCCGTACCTTTCGCATAAATATTTTGATCGTGTAGATTAATCTCACCAGTAATACGGCAGCTGTCTACTAGATCATTCATGCGGTTGAAACAACGCAACAAGGTGGATTTACCACACCCTGAAGGTCCGATGAAAGCGGTCACTTTCTTCTCAGGGATGATCATATCAATCCCTTTTAAAGCTTCTTTTTCACCGTAGAAAAGGTGCAAGTCATTCACCGAAAGACAAACTGATTCATCTTCAATACGCAAAGCCTGTTGGCTGCGTTGCATCGCTGAA
Coding sequences within it:
- the pstB gene encoding phosphate ABC transporter ATP-binding protein PstB, translated to MSDVKTHSIDISAMQRSQQALRIEDESVCLSVNDLHLFYGEKEALKGIDMIIPEKKVTAFIGPSGCGKSTLLRCFNRMNDLVDSCRITGEINLHDQNIYAKGTDVAELRRRVGMVFQKPNPFPKSIYENVAYGLRIQGINKKRVLDETVEWALRSAALWDEVKDRLHESALGMSGGQQQRLVIARTVAVKPEVLLLDEPASALDPISTLKIEELIHELKNDFTIAIVTHNMQQAARVSDYTAFMYLGDLIEFGDTNTLFTNPSKQQTEDYITGRYG